From a single Nymphaea colorata isolate Beijing-Zhang1983 chromosome 4, ASM883128v2, whole genome shotgun sequence genomic region:
- the LOC116252739 gene encoding cyclin-dependent kinase F-4-like, with amino-acid sequence MDKYTLIKEVGDGTFGTVWRAIHRPTGKIVAVKKMKKKYYSWEECMNLREVKSLRKMNHPNIVKLKEVIREKDVLYFVFEYMDCNLYQLMKDRGKLFSEAEVRNWCFQVFHALAYMHQQGYFHRDLKPENLLVTKDIIKIADFGLAREVLSKPPYTEYVSTRWYRAPEVLLQSPVYDAAVDMWAMGAIMAELFTLHPLFPGSSEADEICKICSVIGSPDQDTWADGLRLADSMNYQFPQFPSANLSALIPSVSEEAINLISLLCSWDPKKRPTAVEVLEHSFFQPCVYIPPSLRVKGTAPKTPPVGVRGTLEQRNFRKVVENLSGSKSRSNFSPAKAHASLNSGVQRKLEIDNQDNNKIEKSKNVPRQPRYRPPVRNSPVKASVGTYGTARASDAATRGANKQSEPPIRAEKHHGSAVRPPMKAGGWHSQPDSFSRAHGIPAHVGRTYPRKVAG; translated from the exons ATGGACAA GTATACACTTATTAAGGAAGTGGGTGATGGAACTTTTGGGACTGTTTGGAGAGCTATTCATCGTCCAACAGGCAAAATT GTAGCagtcaagaaaatgaaaaagaaatattactCGTGGGAAGAGTGTATGAATCTTAGAGAAGTTAAG TCCTTGAGAAAGATGAACCATCCCAACATCGTGAAGCTTAAGGAAGTTATCAGGGAGAAGGATGTTCTTTACTTTGTATTTGAGTATATG GACTGTAATCTGTATCAGCTAATGAAAGATAGGGGCAAGCTTTTCTCAGAGGCCGAAGTGCGAAATTGGTGCTTCCAAGTGTTTCATGCTCTTGCTTACATGCATCAACAAGGGTATTTTCACAGAGACCTGAAACCAG AGAATCTCTTGGTTACGAAAGATATAATCAAGATTGCAGATTTTGGTCTTGCTCGTGAAGTCTTGTCTAAGCCACCATATACAGAATATGTTTCAACTCGATG GTATAGGGCTCCTGAGGTTCTTCTTCAGTCACCTGTTTATGACGCTGCAGTTG ATATGTGGGCCATGGGGGCAATCATGGCGGAGCTATTTACCCTTCATCCTCTTTTTCCTGGTTCGAG TGAAGCGGATGAAATATGCAAGATATGCAGTGTGATAGGCAGTCCTGATCAGGACACCTGGGCTGATGGATTAAGACTTGCTGATTCAATGAACTATCAGTTTCCACAG TTTCCAAGTGCTAATCTTTCTGCTCTAATACCTTCAGTAAGTGAGGAAGCGATCAATCTAATTTCT TTGCTTTGTTCATGGGACCCAAAGAAGCGGCCAACAGCAGTGGAGGTGCTCGAGCATTCTTTCTTCCAG CCATGCGTGTACATTCCTCCTTCACTTCGGGTAAAGGGAACGGCGCCTAAAACACCTCCTG TTGGTGTAAGAGGTACCTTAGAGCAAAGGAACTTCAGGAAAGTGGTTGAAAATCTGTCTGGATCAAAGTCTAGAAGCAACTTTTCTCCTGCCAAGGCACATGCCTCTTTGAATTCAG GAGTCCAGCGAAAATTGGAAATAGATAACCAG GATAATAATAAGATCGAGAAGAGCAAAAATGTGCCTAGACAGCCAAGATACAGGCCTCCTGTGAGAAACAGCCCAGTTAAGG CTTCCGTTGGCACCTATGGGACTGCGCGTGCCTCTGATGCTGCAACACGGGGAGCTAATAAGCAGAGCGAACCACCAATTCGTGCTGAGAAGCATCATGGGAGTGCAGTAAGGCCTCCTATGAAGGCTGGTGGATGGCATAGCCAACCGGATTCATTCAGTCGGGCTCATGGAATTCCTGCGCATGTTGGTAGGACATATCCCAGGAAGGTCGCAGGATGA
- the LOC116253690 gene encoding uncharacterized protein At4g15970-like: protein MKVPGMGQKYVIKETHIVLLWVAVVLLAFASVMGRDVYGLSKLSSMSAKLFSLPNAKSHLVAQSNVTAVGIPASLTEDPQSKSSLLDEHHNASVKNPIERIPTPQSPSAELPMNASEEDEFEESFSDNDVTAANGSASSPQSPATESAKAPQNFEKSFLIGTNISANSNILSTPEQKPRIMNNDTEPLHDSPPQEAERSSVTTTNLRDSAISPTNRTKEGTPALDELDYVLAETADENKTVIVITLNSAWAQNRSMIDLFLESFRVGEGTKKLLDHLLIVAVDAKAYDRCVKVHPHCYILRTQGVDFSAEKKYMTQDYLKMMWRRLGFLGDILNKGYNFLFSDTDIMWLRNPFQILSQDADIQIASDRFNGNATDIRNRPNCGFKFVRSNKKTVSFYQYWYRSRWLFPGKNEQEVINILKYRSSFKKWNMKFLFLNSKYFGGFCQRSQYIDETFTMHATCCKGLKAKLADLRTTLDEFIAAKQNVTVQQNSRIRRPKWSAPKACPLSWSTN, encoded by the exons ATGAAGGTTCCTGGTATGGGGCAGAAGTACGTAATCAAAGAGACCCATATTGTCTTGCTGTGGGTAGCGGTTGTGCTTCTGGCTTTCGCCTCCGTTATGGGAAGAGACGTGTATGGGCTGAGCAAGTTGTCTTCAATGTCCGCCAAATTATTTTCTCTGCCTAATGCAAAGTCCCATCTTGTTGCTCAATCAAACGTTACTGCCGTTGGCATTCCTGCTTCTTTGACAGAGGACCCTCAATCAAAGAGCTCGCTTCTAGATGAACATCATAATGCTTCTGTGAAAAATCCAATCGAACGGATTCCGACTCCTCAAAGTCCATCGGCAGAATTGCCGATGAACGCATCAGAAGAAGATGAATTTGAAGAGTCGTTCAGTGATAATGACGTTACTGCTGCAAATGGGTCAGCCTCTTCACCTCAGTCTCCTGCAACTGAATCTGCGAAAGCtcctcaaaattttgagaaatcctTCTTAATCGGCACTAATATTTCAGCAAATTCGAATATTTTATCCACTCCAGAGCAGAAGCCTCGAATCATGAACAATGACACAGAGCCGCTACATGATTCTCCTCCACAAGAGGCAGAAAGATCCTCCGTGACTACCACCAATTTGAGGGATTCTGCAATTTCTCCAACCAATAGAACAAAAGAa GGAACGCCTGCCCTAGACGAGCTGGACTATGTACTGGCAGAAACTGCAGATGAGAATAAGACTGTCATTGTCATTACACTCAACAGCGCATGGGCACAAAACAGGTCCATGATTGATCTGTTCTTGGAGAGTTTCCGCGTAGGGGAAGGCACAAAGAAGTTGTTAGATCATCTCCTCATTGTCGCGGTGGACGCAAAGGCGTACGATCGTTGTGTGAAAGTCCATCCGCACTGTTATATTCTCAGGACACAAGGGGTTGATTTCTCTGCTGAGAAGAAGTACATGACGCAGgattatttgaaaatgatgtggaGAAGACTCGGTTTTCTAGGCGACATACTAAATAAGGGATATAACTTTCTCTTCAGT GACACAGACATAATGTGGCTCAGGAATCCTTTCCAGATCCTTTCACAAGATGCAGACATCCAGATCGCTTCTGACCGGTTCAATGGAAATGCAACAGATATAAGGAACCGCCCAAATTGCGGGTTCAAATTCGTCCGTTCCAACAAGAAAACTGTCAGTTTCTACCAGTACTGGTATAGATCAAGGTGGTTGTTTCCGGGCAAAAACGAGCAAGAGGTGATCAACATACTGAAGTACAGAAGCAGCTTCAAGAAGTGGAACATGAAGTTTCTTTTCCtgaattcaaaatattttggtGGGTTCTGCCAGAGGAGCCAGTACATAGACGAAACCTTCACCATGCATGCCACCTGCTGCAAGGGACTGAAGGCGAAGCTTGCCGATCTTAGAACTACTTTGGACGAGTTCATTGCAGCCAAGCAAAATGTAACTGTGCAACAGAACAGCAGAATCCGAAGGCCAAAATGGTCGGCTCCAAAGGCATGCCCCCTTTCATGGTCGACAAATTAG
- the LOC116252738 gene encoding probable methyltransferase PMT20 has protein sequence MSKLSISGYFVSEKVKGKEYKQGSYPDRKFRALPITVVVLLLCALSFYLGGVFCSDKHKLLERPVVVAPQTPKKVAVTSPQLKSVVFPECGIDHQDYTPCTDPKRWRKYSYNRLSFMERHCPPLFERKECLVPPPNGYKIPIRWPKSKDECWYRNVPYDWINNQKSNQNWLRKQGEKFLFPGGGTMFPKGVGHYVDLMQALIPGMKDKSIRTALDTGCGVASWGGDLLDRGILTMSLAPRDNHEAQVQFALERGIPAILGILSTQRLPFPSNSFDMAHCSRCLIPWTEFGGVYLLEIHRILRPGGFWVLSGPPVNYQNRWRGWNTTIEEQKADYNSLQTLLTKMCFKQYSKKDDIAVWQKSTDNSCYDKLAKADSYPPKCDDSFEPDAAWYVPLRPCVVAPDPNLKKTSLKSLPKWPERLHAAPERVSIIHGGSAGAFNHDDSKWKVRVKHYKTLLPALGTDKIRNVMDMNTVYGGFAAALIDSPLWVMNVVSSYSINTLSVVFDRGLIGTNHDWCEAFSTYPRTYDLLHLDGLFTAESHRCEMKYVLLEMDRILRPDGYVIMRESSHFVEAIQNVAKGMKWSCQKHDTEYSVEQEKVLICQKKLWYSSGKKTTE, from the exons ATGTCGAAGCTATCCATATCGGG GTACTTTGTATCTGAAAAGGTGAAGGGTAAAGAATACAAGCAAGGGTCTTATCCTGATAGAAAATTCAGAGCTCTTCCAATAACTGTAGTGGTTCTATTACTCTGCGCACTTTCATTTTATCTTGGTGGTGTATTTTGCTCTGACAAGCATAAGCTGCTTGAAAGGCCAGTAGTTGTAGCCCCCCAAACCCCTAAAAAGGTTGCAGTTACTTCTCCTCAACTTAAGTCGGTTGTTTTTCCTGAGTGTGGCATTGACCATCAGGATTACACCCCATGCACAGATCCGAAG AGATGGCGAAAATACAGTTATAATCGACTTTCATTCATGGAGCGTCACTGCCCTCCACTCTTTGAGAGAAAAGAATGCTTAGTTCCCCCACCAAATGGGTACAAGATACCCATCAGATGGCCAAAGAGCAAAGACGAATGTTGGTACAG gAATGTTCCTTATGACTGGATTAACAATcagaaatcaaatcaaaattgGTTAAGAAAACAAGGGGAGAAGTTCCTGTTTCCAGGAGGTGGAACCATGTTCCCCAAAGGTGTTGGTCATTATGTGGACTTGATGCAAGCTTTGATCCCAGGGATGAAGGACAAGAGCATAAGGACAGCTCTTGATACTGGTTGTGGG GTTGCTAGCTGGGGAGGTGATTTACTAGATCGTGGAATCCTAACAATGTCCCTTGCACCAAGAGACAATCATGAAGCCCAAGTGCAGTTTGCTTTGGAACGTGGCATTCCTGCAATATTGGGAATTCTGTCTACTCAACGCCTGCCTTTTCCGTCAAACTCATTTGATATGGCCCATTGCAGCAGATGCTTGATTCCATGGACTGAATTTG GTGGAGTTTATCTTCTGGAGATACACCGGATACTTAGGCCTGGGGGTTTCTGGGTCCTATCTGGGCCCCCTGTTAACTATCAAAACCGTTGGCGTGGATGGAATACCACAATTGAAGAACAGAAAGCCGACTACAACAGTTTGCAGACTCTGCTTACGAAAATGTGCTTTAAGCAGTATAGCAAGAAAGATGACATTGCTGTGTGGCAAAAGTCCACAGACAATAGCTGTTATGATAAACTGGCTAAGGCAGACTCGTATCCACCAAAATGTGATGATAGTTTTGAGCCGGATGCTGCTTGGTATGTTCCTCTCAGGCCCTGTGTGGTGGCTCCGGACCCCAACTTGAAGAAAACATCATTAAAATCACTACCAAAATGGCCTGAACGTCTTCATGCTGCTCCCGAGAGGGTCAGTATCATTCATGGGGGCAGTGCTGGTGCATTTAACCATGATGACTCTAAGTGGAAAGTCAGGGTCAAGCATTACAAGACTCTTCTTCCCGCTCTTGGGACTGATAAGATTCGCAATGTCATGGACATGAATACTGTGTATGGAGGCTTTGCTGCTGCTCTAATTGATTCTCCATTGTGGGTGATGAATGTTGTGTCTTCATATAGTATCAATACTCTCAGTGTTGTGTTTGACCGAGGCTTGATTGGCACGAACCATGATTG GTGTGAGGCATTCTCTACATATCCTCGAACATATGATCTCTTGCATCTTGATGGCCTCTTCACTGCTGAAAGCCACAG GTGCGAGATGAAGTATGTGCTGCTTGAAATGGACCGTATCCTAAGACCAGATGGCTATGTGATCATGCGCGAGTCCAGCCATTTCGTGGAAGCAATACAGAATGTTGCCAAGGGAATGAAATGGAGCTGCCAGAAGCATGATACGGAGTACAGTGTGGAGCAGGAAAAGGTTCTTATCTGCCAAAAGAAGCTTTGGTATTCCTCAGGCAAGAAGACGACAGAGTAG